The sequence below is a genomic window from Zootoca vivipara chromosome 9, rZooViv1.1, whole genome shotgun sequence.
AAAATATATCCAGTGGAATCAATGGCGACCTTTTGAACTTGTTGCACAGATGGGCCAGGGAGACCCAGATTCAAACACCCACTCAATCACTAAGCATCATGGGAAACCTTGGTCCTGTAATTATTTATCAGCCTAACCTCCATAGCAACTTATATGCATTGATGGAAGTATAAAATGGACAGGGAAAACTCTGTGTCCTTCCTTGAGTTCATTGGAGAGAAGGcacaatataaatgtaataaacagaaataaattgGAAAGACATTTATCGTGTATAAAGTGCAGTCTATCTAAATAACTTTACTAAACAAATATTTTTCTTAACAATTGCTGTTGCATGGAACTCAAGGAAAAAACTGAAAACCATGTTTATCCAGATCTGAAAGAACAGCAGAGACatacatattatattatattgcaaTGTTATTATTCTGAGAGAGCAAATCCCATACTTTTAACATTAAGAAAATGTCACCTTTCAAAAGATGATTCAAGTCCACAGCCTCCTGCAGGACCTTTTGATGACATTTGTGATCCAAGTCGGGTTCTAAGGAGAAACAGAAATTCAGTCAGGGCTTCTAATTGTTCTCCTCAAAAGTGTAAAGCTTTTTGCAATTTGTATGCTGCGCTTAAAACACCTCGCACTTACCATATAAGTCCTGACTCACATTTTCTTGTCTTTTAACCTTTAGTTTCTTATCATTAGATGCTGCAAGTTCAAAAGactggatggggctgatgtcTGGAGTTGACAGGGGAGTCACATCAGTCACAGTATCTTCAGACTCTTCTGCATAGTCACCAAGCTTGGGTTTTACTTCCACCGATTTAATACCTGGGCTGGGTTTTTGTCTCAGAGAAAGAAGCGCCAAGCtacatttgcttttcttttttgaagaagaGCAGGATGAGTCTGACAAGCAACCATCTGAATCTGATAAGTCTGTATCAGAACTACAGGATAGGCaatgtgaggaggaggaagacgaggagGAACTGACTGCAATATTCTTGCTAACCTTTGCACTATTAGACTGCTTAGACAACTTAAGTCTAACCCTCTGGTTTTTGCTGTCATCGCTACTGTCTTCTTCATCTGTATAGTAGTTTTCCTCAGATTCTTTAACTATTTGGTCAACTTGAGCGGAAATATTTTTCCCATGTGTTCCTTTACCTTGTGCTGAAATCCTACCAGATGTACTTGCCTTTTCTGAATTTAGAGAAGCTAACGACAACAGAGCATTTTCTGAATCACAAGCACCATTGtttaatttccccccctcctgagATTCTGTATCTTTATTTGCTTTGTCTTCCTCCTCAGTACAGTTATCCTCCATCATTTTGGTTTCCATGTTCAAGCCAGGTTTGCCTATAATTGTATCTTCCGTTTGTGTGTGCTCACTATTTCCCTTCtcatctgtttttgttgttgctccttTCTTCGCCGCATCTTCTTCAAAGTCACTATCGAAGAAAGAATGATCCACTTCACAATCTGACACATCTTCATACATACGGTCCATGATCAAAAAAAGGGTGCTGAAATGCAGTTCCTGCAAATGGAACACCGGAATTACTAActgataaattaaaaaatatatatagcttCAAAACCCACTCTACAAGTCAGTCAATCAgtcaatctcctttattggcatagaaaaAGTGCATTCtatacatggatcagaacacaaTACAGTTAACAAAACACAGTAGGAGATACTTTAGGATAAAGCTGTCCAGAAATTGTGAGGTATGAAAATAGGATCCATATTAACA
It includes:
- the CFAP97 gene encoding cilia- and flagella-associated protein 97 isoform X2; protein product: MDRMYEDVSDCEVDHSFFDSDFEEDAAKKGATTKTDEKGNSEHTQTEDTIIGKPGLNMETKMMEDNCTEEEDKANKDTESQEGGKLNNGACDSENALLSLASLNSEKASTSGRISAQGKGTHGKNISAQVDQIVKESEENYYTDEEDSSDDSKNQRVRLKLSKQSNSAKVSKNIAVSSSSSSSSSHCLSCSSDTDLSDSDGCLSDSSCSSSKKKSKCSLALLSLRQKPSPGIKSVEVKPKLGDYAEESEDTVTDVTPLSTPDISPIQSFELAASNDKKLKVKRQENVSQDLYEPDLDHKCHQKVLQEAVDLNHLLKAFLQLEKKEQQKLVLDQSSIGSRKNYSFTNEEVRQIDRENQRLLKELTKHSAKPRSKSASLKKPSGPTPKMYHSTINRQREQQRIDRENLAFLKRLEAVKPTAGMRRSEQLMDYQRQMSYLSSAPSPRRGKSALSHHSPSRGASGASSHSASSTVSRRSERPVYDSSSDALQRLKPTSIRTAWL
- the CFAP97 gene encoding cilia- and flagella-associated protein 97 isoform X1, translating into MSAESRCCRAPTCRPPTPSRGLCNQNKAELHFSTLFLIMDRMYEDVSDCEVDHSFFDSDFEEDAAKKGATTKTDEKGNSEHTQTEDTIIGKPGLNMETKMMEDNCTEEEDKANKDTESQEGGKLNNGACDSENALLSLASLNSEKASTSGRISAQGKGTHGKNISAQVDQIVKESEENYYTDEEDSSDDSKNQRVRLKLSKQSNSAKVSKNIAVSSSSSSSSSHCLSCSSDTDLSDSDGCLSDSSCSSSKKKSKCSLALLSLRQKPSPGIKSVEVKPKLGDYAEESEDTVTDVTPLSTPDISPIQSFELAASNDKKLKVKRQENVSQDLYEPDLDHKCHQKVLQEAVDLNHLLKAFLQLEKKEQQKLVLDQSSIGSRKNYSFTNEEVRQIDRENQRLLKELTKHSAKPRSKSASLKKPSGPTPKMYHSTINRQREQQRIDRENLAFLKRLEAVKPTAGMRRSEQLMDYQRQMSYLSSAPSPRRGKSALSHHSPSRGASGASSHSASSTVSRRSERPVYDSSSDALQRLKPTSIRTAWL